A window of Blastomonas sp. SL216 contains these coding sequences:
- a CDS encoding Maf family protein yields MPKLILASASPRRQQLLARIGITADAIIPADIDETPNKAELPRVYARRMAAEKAAVIASQHPDDAVLSGDTVVAAGRRILPKAESEADARYCLELLSGRRHMVLSAVTLMLPGGRALHRLSESTVTFKRLHAEELEAYIAGGEWQGKAGGYAIQGSAEALIRSMAGSYSGIMGLPLYETRSMLLSAGLLPRPA; encoded by the coding sequence ATGCCGAAGCTGATCCTCGCATCGGCCAGCCCCCGCCGCCAGCAGCTGCTGGCACGGATCGGCATTACTGCGGACGCCATCATCCCCGCAGATATCGACGAAACGCCGAACAAGGCGGAACTGCCGCGCGTCTATGCCCGGCGCATGGCGGCCGAAAAGGCAGCGGTGATCGCATCCCAGCATCCCGATGATGCCGTGCTGTCCGGCGATACCGTGGTTGCGGCCGGACGCCGCATCCTGCCCAAAGCAGAGAGCGAGGCCGATGCCCGCTATTGCCTGGAGCTGCTGTCCGGTCGCCGCCACATGGTGCTGTCCGCAGTCACGCTGATGCTGCCGGGCGGGCGCGCGCTGCACCGGCTCTCGGAGAGCACTGTCACCTTCAAGCGGCTGCATGCCGAAGAGCTGGAAGCCTATATCGCCGGCGGCGAATGGCAGGGCAAGGCGGGCGGCTATGCCATCCAGGGCAGCGCCGAAGCGCTGATCCGCTCCATGGCGGGCAGCTATAGCGGCATCATGGGCCTGCCCCTGTACGAAACGCGCAGCATGCTGCTGAGCGCGGGCCTGTTGCCGCGCCCGGCATGA
- the infA gene encoding translation initiation factor IF-1 gives MAKEELLEMRGQVVELLPNAMFRVKLENDHEILGHTAGKMRKNRIRVLVGDEVLVELTPYDLTKGRITYRFK, from the coding sequence ATGGCAAAAGAAGAACTTCTCGAAATGCGCGGCCAGGTGGTCGAACTGCTTCCCAACGCGATGTTCCGCGTCAAGCTGGAAAACGATCACGAAATCCTGGGCCATACCGCCGGCAAGATGCGCAAGAACCGCATCCGCGTGCTGGTGGGCGATGAGGTTCTGGTCGAGCTGACCCCTTATGATCTGACCAAGGGCCGGATTACCTACCGCTTCAAATAA
- the der gene encoding ribosome biogenesis GTPase Der → MLPEIVIIGRPNVGKSTLFNRLVGKKLALVDDQPGVTRDRRVGKAELLGLHFQIVDTAGYEDEDPETLPGRMRQQTEAAVASARAAIFVFDARAGLTPLDEEIARWLRTTKTPIILMGNKAEGRAADGGLMESYALGMGEPIAFSAEHGVGVAELFDALRPLIEDWDEGGEAETEFAAVHLDAESIDESALEAAPLQLAIVGRPNAGKSTLINKILGEDRLITGPEAGITRDSIAIDWTWEPADGAPSRKVRLIDTAGMRKKAKVTDKLEKLSVADARRAIDYAEVVVLLLDATRGLELQELKIADHVIKEGRALVIAINKWDVAQDASSLFNGIKAALDEGLAQLKGVPVLTISGVTGKGIDTLIKVAFETRTAWSRRVSTGQLNRWFEMAVETNPPPAPGGKRIKLRYITQAKVRPPGFVIFGTRVDELPESYSRYLVNGLRRELGFGAVPVRITYRAPKNPFSNN, encoded by the coding sequence ATGTTACCCGAAATCGTCATCATCGGCCGACCCAATGTCGGCAAATCAACCCTGTTCAACCGGCTGGTCGGCAAGAAGCTGGCGCTGGTCGATGACCAGCCCGGTGTCACGCGCGACCGCCGCGTTGGCAAGGCAGAGCTGCTGGGCCTGCATTTCCAGATCGTCGATACCGCAGGCTATGAGGACGAGGACCCCGAAACGCTGCCTGGCCGCATGCGCCAGCAGACCGAAGCCGCTGTCGCCAGCGCGCGCGCGGCGATCTTCGTCTTCGATGCGCGCGCCGGGCTGACCCCGCTCGACGAGGAAATCGCCCGCTGGCTGCGCACCACCAAGACGCCGATCATCCTGATGGGCAACAAGGCGGAAGGCAGGGCGGCAGATGGCGGCCTGATGGAATCCTATGCGCTGGGCATGGGCGAACCGATCGCGTTCAGCGCCGAACACGGCGTCGGCGTCGCCGAGCTGTTCGACGCGCTGCGCCCACTGATCGAGGATTGGGATGAGGGCGGCGAGGCGGAAACCGAGTTTGCCGCGGTGCATCTCGATGCCGAATCGATCGATGAAAGCGCGCTGGAGGCAGCGCCATTGCAGCTGGCGATCGTCGGACGCCCCAATGCGGGCAAATCGACGCTGATCAACAAGATTCTCGGCGAGGACCGGCTGATCACCGGACCGGAAGCAGGCATCACCCGCGATTCGATCGCGATCGACTGGACCTGGGAGCCCGCCGACGGCGCGCCCTCGCGCAAGGTGCGGCTGATCGATACCGCGGGGATGCGCAAGAAGGCCAAGGTGACCGACAAGCTGGAAAAGCTCTCGGTCGCCGATGCGCGCCGCGCGATCGACTATGCCGAGGTCGTGGTACTGCTGCTTGATGCCACGCGCGGGCTCGAGCTGCAGGAGCTCAAGATCGCCGATCATGTGATCAAGGAAGGCCGCGCGCTGGTCATCGCGATCAACAAATGGGATGTGGCGCAGGACGCGTCGAGCCTGTTCAACGGCATCAAGGCCGCGCTCGACGAGGGCCTGGCGCAGCTCAAGGGCGTGCCCGTGCTCACCATTTCGGGCGTCACCGGCAAGGGCATCGATACGCTGATCAAGGTCGCGTTCGAAACCCGCACCGCCTGGTCGCGCCGCGTTTCCACCGGCCAGCTCAACCGCTGGTTCGAAATGGCGGTGGAGACCAATCCGCCGCCAGCCCCCGGCGGCAAGCGCATCAAGCTGCGCTATATCACCCAGGCCAAGGTGCGCCCGCCGGGCTTTGTCATCTTCGGCACCCGGGTGGACGAGCTGCCGGAAAGCTATTCGCGCTATCTGGTCAATGGACTCAGGCGCGAGCTGGGTTTCGGCGCGGTTCCGGTCCGCATCACCTATCGCGCACCGAAAAACCCGTTCTCGAACAACTGA
- the def gene encoding peptide deformylase, whose translation MAIRPILEVPDPRLKTVSTPVETFDDELRTLVADMFETMYDAPGIGLAAIQVGVPQRVLVIDLQEQEDEEGKPIRAPRVFINPEILDPSAEQSLYNEGCLSVPDQYAEVERPASIRARWQDLDGKVHEEAMEGLMATCLQHEMDHLEGILFIDHLSRLKRQMVLKKLEKLRKAA comes from the coding sequence ATGGCTATCCGTCCCATCCTTGAAGTGCCCGATCCGCGGCTGAAGACCGTCTCCACCCCTGTCGAGACGTTCGACGATGAACTGCGGACGCTGGTCGCCGACATGTTCGAGACGATGTACGATGCACCCGGCATTGGTCTGGCTGCGATCCAGGTGGGCGTGCCCCAGCGCGTGCTGGTGATCGACCTGCAGGAACAGGAAGACGAAGAGGGCAAGCCGATCCGCGCCCCGCGCGTCTTCATCAATCCCGAAATTCTCGATCCTTCGGCCGAACAGTCGCTGTATAACGAGGGCTGCCTGTCGGTCCCCGACCAATATGCCGAAGTCGAACGCCCCGCATCGATCCGCGCCCGGTGGCAGGACCTGGACGGCAAGGTGCATGAGGAAGCGATGGAGGGCCTGATGGCCACCTGCCTCCAGCACGAGATGGATCATCTTGAAGGCATCCTGTTCATCGACCACCTGTCGCGCCTCAAGCGCCAGATGGTGCTGAAAAAGCTCGAGAAGCTGCGCAAGGCTGCCTGA
- the rmuC gene encoding DNA recombination protein RmuC, producing MDPMVAILNIIALVIGLAIGWWLGGKPVAIARAEREEAQAAFKTLQEQFNAAIRDLAGASERAKLADELAGKLDEARQHNATLGGQLAAASERARQADDLAERLDTVRGQYEAASTQLSALKADAANHDKQVRLLVEAREQLVQQFGEVGNKLLGEAQEAFLRRANERFAQSEEKNEEKIRTLLAPVGERLKTYEEQVQKIEATRSEAYGNLTGLIEQMRAGQDRVQAEAARLVNSLRNAPKARGRWGEQQLRNVLESCGLAERTDFLMELSVDTEDGRLRPDAVVKVPGGRSLVIDAKVSLNAYQDAFGAEDDDGRRLALTAHCASMKAHIDGLSRKAYWDQFEDAPDYVIMFVPGEHFLSAALEHDAKLWDYAFEKKVLLATPTNLVAIARTVASVWRQEGLAQEARQIGQLGKELYDRLAVSAEHLKRVGSGLSSAVGHYNKFVGSFERNVLSTGRKFAALNIETGKRELETIDEIEALPRYGDAALIEADEGVKDAAE from the coding sequence ATGGACCCCATGGTCGCCATCCTCAACATCATTGCCCTGGTCATCGGGCTTGCCATCGGCTGGTGGCTGGGCGGCAAGCCTGTCGCCATTGCCCGTGCCGAGCGCGAGGAAGCGCAGGCGGCGTTCAAGACTTTGCAGGAGCAGTTCAACGCCGCGATCCGCGACCTGGCTGGCGCGAGCGAGCGAGCGAAGCTGGCCGATGAGCTTGCCGGCAAGCTCGACGAAGCGCGGCAGCACAATGCGACCCTGGGGGGGCAACTGGCCGCTGCTAGCGAACGCGCTCGCCAGGCCGACGATCTGGCCGAACGGCTCGATACGGTACGTGGCCAGTATGAGGCCGCTTCCACCCAGCTGTCCGCGCTCAAGGCCGATGCGGCCAATCACGACAAGCAGGTGCGCTTGCTGGTCGAGGCGCGCGAACAGCTGGTCCAGCAGTTCGGCGAGGTCGGCAACAAGCTGCTCGGTGAAGCGCAGGAGGCGTTCCTGCGCCGCGCGAACGAGCGCTTTGCGCAGTCTGAGGAAAAGAACGAGGAAAAGATCCGCACCCTGCTCGCCCCGGTGGGTGAGCGGCTCAAGACCTATGAAGAACAGGTTCAGAAGATCGAGGCGACGCGGAGCGAGGCCTATGGCAATCTCACCGGCCTGATCGAGCAGATGCGCGCCGGGCAGGACCGGGTGCAGGCCGAGGCCGCACGTCTGGTCAACTCGCTGCGCAATGCGCCCAAGGCGCGTGGCCGCTGGGGCGAACAGCAGCTGCGCAACGTGCTCGAAAGCTGCGGCCTGGCCGAACGCACCGATTTCCTGATGGAGCTGAGCGTCGATACCGAGGATGGGCGGCTGCGCCCCGATGCGGTGGTCAAGGTGCCCGGCGGGCGCTCGCTGGTGATCGACGCCAAGGTGTCGCTCAATGCCTATCAGGATGCGTTCGGGGCGGAAGATGACGACGGTCGTCGGCTCGCGCTGACTGCGCATTGCGCCTCGATGAAGGCCCATATCGATGGCCTGTCACGCAAGGCCTATTGGGACCAGTTCGAGGACGCCCCCGATTATGTCATCATGTTCGTGCCCGGTGAGCACTTTCTGTCCGCCGCGCTGGAGCATGATGCCAAGCTGTGGGACTATGCCTTTGAAAAGAAGGTGTTGCTGGCGACACCTACCAACCTCGTTGCAATCGCGCGCACCGTCGCCAGCGTGTGGCGGCAGGAAGGCCTGGCGCAGGAAGCGCGGCAGATCGGCCAGCTCGGCAAGGAACTCTATGACCGCCTTGCGGTTTCCGCCGAGCATCTGAAGCGCGTCGGCTCGGGCCTGTCGAGCGCGGTCGGGCATTACAACAAGTTCGTCGGCAGCTTCGAACGCAATGTGCTGTCGACGGGCCGCAAGTTCGCCGCGCTCAACATCGAGACCGGCAAGCGCGAACTGGAGACGATCGACGAGATAGAGGCGCTGCCGCGTTATGGCGATGCTGCGCTCATTGAGGCGGATGAGGGTGTGAAGGACGCGGCGGAGTAA
- a CDS encoding Hpt domain-containing protein → MSYQEAPLINWSTYAEARATLGGDFVRILGYFREDGVKSVDAIETAMRERSAARLVLPAHTLKSEAHQFGAERLGLLAEKIEMVARHCVETHVEPDELLEDVVGLRDMFSGSLTLLEKEANPLVERRTFGRKPNMAGASLGAQRSFGRA, encoded by the coding sequence ATGTCGTATCAAGAGGCACCGTTGATTAACTGGTCGACCTATGCCGAAGCGCGTGCGACCCTGGGCGGCGATTTCGTGCGCATCCTGGGCTATTTCCGCGAAGACGGGGTCAAATCGGTCGACGCGATAGAGACCGCGATGCGGGAGCGCAGCGCCGCTCGGCTCGTGCTGCCTGCGCATACGCTCAAGAGCGAAGCGCATCAGTTCGGTGCGGAGCGGCTGGGTCTGCTGGCCGAAAAGATCGAGATGGTGGCGCGGCATTGCGTCGAGACCCATGTTGAGCCGGACGAGCTGCTCGAAGATGTGGTAGGCCTGCGCGACATGTTCTCCGGATCTCTGACGCTGCTGGAAAAAGAGGCCAACCCGCTGGTCGAACGGCGCACCTTTGGCCGCAAGCCCAATATGGCAGGCGCGAGCCTGGGCGCGCAGCGCAGCTTCGGTCGGGCCTGA
- a CDS encoding TonB-dependent receptor, which yields MMLPLRSRMTPPVSVRPWLGMSFASALLIATSPAALAASLDDETVDAKAAAADTAQAQTPSEPSPPDTEPDSDGETIVVVAERLRGSIQTDIPPVAELNAQDIASYGASSLAELLQQIAPQTGSARGRGGDGPVVLLNGQRISGFRAIRDIPPEAIAKVEVFPEELALKYGFRPDQRVINFILVENYQSLAAEVDNGLSTQGGYGTTEFEGTFTKLGKNTRLIVDVEYEMATALRESERGIVQPDSSAPFALGGNIGASPFGTGADISPALSALAGRSVSLAGVPQGITGVPALSAFTAAPNTTDLGEFRTLIPNSDRIQANATYIRNLGPDTNVQVNATYSNNAATSLLGLNTATLTIPTANPFNPFGRDVSLLTAFGDPRAITRTIDTDTYSLGFNANGVLPANWKWALTGDYTRIDTLTVIDQPVDVSGVQAAISRATGAINPFTGTLGSLLPGLVSDTAQSRNQLFNTQLTANGKLADLPAGPVNLTLVGGFARRLQDSTDSRRAGQGSVSLTRSEANVSANIDVPLVDTYMSDWFGKLSVNGNLGYRELSDIGGLLSFGYGLNWSPTDTVTIQASLIGEEAAPGIGQLGDPQIVTPNVSTFDLARNETVLATIISGGNPLLTAEERRDVKVSLSYRPPFVEGLDFLAEFIRNRSYGTTASFPILTPEIEAAFPDRIIRDTDGTLLAIDQRAINYDRVTSDRLRYGINFSKRIGGDERGGAGGAGGPGGPGAGGPPRGPGAGGPPPGSPGGERAGAGGPPRGPGAGGPPRGPMGGFGPGAGGRGGRWNISIYHTVRFAETIRIRPGLAELDLLNGSAIGSSGGVPRHGVELEGGLFLNGIGLRFTGNYQSGSRVDGGGLAGSTDLRFNDIATFGMRAFVNFDNKPKLTEALPFLKGSRLRLGVDNIFNAQQRVTNEAGEVPLRYQPGFIDPQGRVVSLSFRKRF from the coding sequence ATGATGCTTCCGCTGCGATCCCGGATGACGCCCCCCGTATCTGTGCGCCCCTGGCTGGGCATGTCCTTCGCTTCGGCACTGTTGATCGCGACCAGCCCGGCGGCGCTGGCGGCCTCGCTGGACGATGAGACGGTCGATGCCAAGGCGGCTGCGGCAGATACCGCCCAGGCGCAGACTCCGTCCGAGCCTTCGCCGCCCGATACCGAACCCGATAGCGATGGCGAGACGATCGTCGTGGTGGCCGAACGTCTGCGCGGTTCGATCCAGACCGATATACCGCCCGTCGCAGAGCTGAATGCGCAGGACATTGCGAGCTATGGTGCATCGTCGCTTGCCGAGCTGCTGCAGCAGATTGCGCCGCAGACCGGCAGCGCGCGCGGGCGCGGCGGCGACGGGCCGGTCGTGCTGCTCAACGGCCAGCGGATTTCAGGCTTCCGCGCCATCCGCGACATCCCGCCCGAGGCCATCGCCAAGGTCGAGGTGTTCCCCGAGGAACTGGCGCTGAAATACGGCTTCCGCCCCGACCAGCGCGTCATCAACTTCATCCTGGTCGAAAATTATCAGAGCCTGGCGGCAGAGGTCGACAATGGCCTGTCGACCCAGGGCGGCTATGGCACCACCGAATTCGAGGGCACGTTCACCAAGCTGGGCAAGAACACGCGGCTGATCGTCGATGTCGAATATGAGATGGCGACGGCGCTGCGCGAGAGCGAGCGCGGCATCGTCCAGCCGGATAGCAGCGCGCCTTTTGCGCTTGGCGGCAATATCGGGGCATCGCCCTTCGGGACCGGGGCGGATATCAGCCCGGCGTTGAGCGCGCTGGCCGGACGCAGCGTGTCGCTGGCCGGTGTGCCGCAGGGCATCACCGGAGTGCCTGCGCTTTCCGCCTTCACCGCAGCGCCCAACACCACCGACCTGGGCGAGTTCCGCACGCTCATCCCCAATTCCGACCGGATCCAGGCCAATGCGACCTATATCCGCAATCTCGGCCCGGACACCAATGTGCAAGTCAACGCGACCTATAGCAACAATGCCGCCACGTCGCTTCTGGGGCTCAACACCGCGACGCTGACCATTCCTACGGCCAATCCGTTCAACCCGTTCGGCCGCGATGTCAGCCTGCTCACCGCCTTTGGCGATCCGCGCGCGATCACGCGGACCATCGACACCGACACCTATTCGCTGGGCTTCAATGCCAATGGCGTGCTGCCCGCCAACTGGAAATGGGCGCTGACCGGCGACTATACCCGCATCGATACGCTGACGGTCATCGACCAGCCGGTCGATGTCAGCGGGGTCCAGGCGGCGATTTCGCGCGCCACCGGTGCGATCAATCCGTTCACCGGAACGCTGGGCAGCCTGCTCCCCGGACTGGTCAGCGACACCGCACAAAGCCGCAACCAGCTGTTCAACACCCAGCTGACCGCCAATGGCAAGCTGGCGGACCTGCCCGCCGGCCCGGTCAACCTGACACTGGTCGGCGGCTTTGCGCGTCGGCTGCAGGACTCGACCGACAGCCGCCGGGCCGGGCAGGGCAGCGTCTCGCTCACCCGCAGCGAGGCCAATGTCTCGGCCAATATCGATGTGCCGCTGGTCGACACCTATATGAGCGACTGGTTCGGCAAGCTTTCGGTCAATGGCAATCTGGGCTATCGCGAATTGAGCGATATCGGCGGGTTGCTCAGCTTCGGCTATGGCCTCAACTGGTCGCCGACCGACACGGTGACCATCCAGGCCTCGCTGATCGGCGAGGAGGCTGCGCCCGGCATTGGCCAGCTTGGCGATCCGCAGATCGTGACGCCCAATGTCAGCACCTTCGACCTTGCGCGTAACGAGACCGTGCTGGCGACGATCATTTCGGGCGGCAATCCGCTACTGACGGCTGAAGAGCGGCGCGACGTCAAGGTCTCGCTCAGCTATCGCCCGCCGTTCGTCGAGGGGCTCGATTTCCTGGCCGAGTTCATCCGCAACCGCAGCTATGGCACCACCGCGTCCTTCCCGATCCTGACGCCCGAGATCGAGGCGGCCTTCCCGGACCGGATCATCCGCGACACCGATGGCACGCTGCTGGCCATCGACCAGCGCGCGATCAATTATGACCGCGTGACCAGCGACCGGCTGCGTTATGGCATCAACTTCTCCAAGCGGATCGGTGGCGACGAGCGCGGCGGCGCGGGCGGCGCCGGCGGTCCCGGCGGCCCCGGCGCGGGCGGGCCTCCGCGCGGACCGGGTGCGGGTGGTCCGCCGCCCGGTAGTCCCGGAGGCGAGCGGGCTGGTGCAGGCGGACCGCCGCGAGGCCCGGGTGCAGGTGGTCCTCCGCGCGGCCCGATGGGCGGCTTCGGCCCCGGAGCCGGCGGCCGTGGCGGCCGCTGGAACATCTCGATCTATCATACCGTCCGCTTTGCCGAGACCATCCGCATCCGTCCGGGACTGGCCGAGCTCGACCTGTTGAACGGGTCTGCCATCGGGTCGAGCGGGGGCGTGCCGCGCCATGGGGTCGAGCTGGAAGGCGGGCTGTTCCTGAACGGCATCGGTCTGCGCTTTACCGGCAATTATCAGAGCGGATCGCGGGTCGATGGCGGCGGCTTGGCCGGTTCGACCGATCTTCGCTTCAACGATATTGCGACCTTCGGCATGCGCGCCTTTGTCAATTTCGACAACAAGCCCAAGCTCACCGAGGCGCTGCCGTTCCTCAAGGGATCGCGGCTGCGCCTGGGGGTCGACAATATCTTCAACGCCCAGCAGCGGGTGACGAATGAGGCAGGCGAGGTGCCGCTGCGTTACCAGCCCGGCTTCATCGATCCCCAGGGCCGCGTCGTCTCGCTCAGCTTCAGAAAGCGCTTCTGA
- a CDS encoding tetratricopeptide repeat protein → MALTPKQDADAARDNMFLREVDEALRQDQMTGIVQNYGKQLLIGIVVILLALGGWFWYRHMQTEDAGVRGEELTNALDAVRGNNLAGAANALKPLETADQPGYRAAAQLLEAGIKQEQNDPKAAAALFAKVAGDDSLPQPLRDLALIRQTAAEYDSLKPADVVARLKPLAVPGNPWFGSAGEMVAIAHMRMNKPDLAGPLFQKLAEDKQVPETIRSRARQLAGVMGVDAVDDPSKAQGVAAPVAAPGLAAPAGAQ, encoded by the coding sequence TTGGCGCTGACACCGAAACAGGACGCAGATGCCGCGCGCGACAACATGTTCCTGCGCGAAGTCGATGAGGCGCTGCGCCAGGATCAGATGACCGGCATCGTCCAGAATTACGGCAAGCAGCTGCTGATCGGTATCGTCGTCATCCTGCTCGCGCTGGGCGGCTGGTTTTGGTACCGGCACATGCAGACCGAAGATGCAGGCGTGCGCGGCGAAGAGCTCACCAATGCGCTTGATGCGGTGCGCGGCAACAATCTTGCGGGCGCCGCCAATGCGCTGAAGCCTCTCGAGACCGCTGATCAGCCTGGGTATCGCGCTGCGGCCCAGCTGCTGGAAGCGGGCATCAAGCAGGAACAGAATGATCCCAAGGCCGCAGCTGCGCTGTTCGCCAAGGTTGCAGGCGACGACAGCCTGCCGCAGCCGCTGCGCGATCTGGCGCTGATCCGGCAGACTGCGGCGGAATATGACAGCCTGAAGCCTGCCGATGTCGTCGCGCGGCTGAAGCCGCTGGCGGTGCCTGGCAACCCCTGGTTCGGCAGTGCAGGCGAGATGGTCGCGATTGCGCACATGCGGATGAACAAGCCCGATTTGGCCGGGCCGCTGTTCCAGAAGCTGGCGGAAGACAAGCAGGTGCCTGAAACCATTCGTTCACGTGCGCGTCAGTTGGCCGGTGTCATGGGCGTCGACGCGGTGGATGATCCGAGCAAGGCGCAGGGCGTCGCTGCTCCGGTTGCTGCGCCGGGGCTGGCTGCACCGGCGGGTGCGCAGTAA
- a CDS encoding PQQ-binding-like beta-propeller repeat protein: MILALSATLAGCGVLGGGDKPKVTPTVGNRTSILTRAESGANVDKDLAGVSVILPPAVTNANWNQPSGTATKAIGHLTIGDNLARAWSARIAGSSLRVRLAAAPVVYNGRLYAIDTNGTVHAYDAASGTQVWSVTLEPDKGGTSSVFGGGVSVDANRVYATNGVGEVAALNPADGSQIWRVKPAGPLRGSPTLAFGSVYVMSQDNQLIALNQTDGTTTWNQSGSLGQAGVFGVAAPAAGQGTVVAGFSSGELIAYRYENGRNLWSDALARTSISTSVSTLTDIDADPIIDRGRVYAVGEGGRMAAYELVTGQRIWELNIAGISTPVIAGEWLFVLTDDARILCIARATGKVRWSTQLQRYRKEKKKTGAIYWNGPVLAGGRLFTVNTEGEVGAVNPADGTFSLLFELKEKVSLPPIVADNTLYILDDGGTITAYR, encoded by the coding sequence ATGATTCTCGCGCTGTCGGCGACGCTGGCAGGGTGCGGCGTATTGGGTGGCGGAGACAAGCCCAAGGTGACGCCCACGGTGGGCAATCGCACATCCATCCTTACCCGCGCTGAAAGCGGCGCGAATGTCGACAAGGATCTGGCGGGCGTTTCGGTGATCCTGCCGCCTGCGGTGACCAACGCCAACTGGAACCAGCCCAGCGGCACCGCGACCAAGGCCATTGGCCATCTGACCATCGGCGACAATCTCGCTCGCGCCTGGAGCGCCCGGATTGCCGGATCGAGCCTGCGCGTCCGCCTGGCTGCCGCGCCGGTCGTTTATAATGGCCGCCTGTACGCGATCGACACCAACGGCACCGTGCATGCCTATGATGCTGCCTCCGGTACGCAGGTCTGGTCGGTCACGCTGGAACCCGACAAGGGCGGAACGTCGTCCGTGTTCGGCGGCGGCGTCAGCGTCGATGCCAACCGCGTCTATGCCACCAACGGCGTCGGCGAAGTGGCCGCGCTCAACCCGGCAGACGGTTCGCAGATCTGGCGCGTCAAGCCGGCAGGCCCGCTGCGCGGATCACCGACCCTGGCCTTTGGCTCGGTCTATGTGATGTCGCAGGACAATCAGCTCATCGCGCTCAACCAGACCGATGGCACCACCACCTGGAACCAGAGCGGATCGCTCGGCCAGGCAGGCGTGTTCGGCGTGGCCGCTCCTGCTGCAGGGCAGGGCACCGTGGTCGCAGGCTTCTCCAGCGGCGAGCTGATCGCCTATCGCTACGAGAATGGCCGCAACCTGTGGTCGGACGCGCTCGCGCGCACCAGTATCTCGACCTCGGTGTCGACGCTGACCGATATCGATGCCGACCCGATCATCGATCGTGGCCGCGTCTATGCGGTGGGTGAGGGGGGCCGCATGGCCGCCTATGAACTGGTCACCGGCCAGCGCATCTGGGAACTGAATATCGCAGGCATTTCGACCCCGGTGATCGCGGGCGAATGGCTGTTCGTGCTGACCGACGATGCGCGCATCCTGTGCATCGCGCGCGCCACCGGCAAGGTGCGCTGGTCCACCCAGCTGCAGCGCTATCGCAAGGAAAAGAAAAAGACCGGCGCGATCTACTGGAACGGCCCGGTGCTGGCCGGTGGTCGCCTGTTCACGGTGAACACCGAAGGCGAAGTCGGTGCGGTCAACCCTGCGGACGGCACCTTCTCGCTGCTGTTCGAGCTCAAGGAAAAGGTGTCGCTGCCGCCGATCGTGGCCGACAACACGCTCTATATCCTCGACGACGGCGGCACGATTACCGCCTATCGGTGA